tttaatcTGTGATGTAACATGGAGGCCGGATTTTTTTCCATGATTTGGTTAACTACTTTCAACGTTTAGCGTAATTAATGTTTAATTATCACTACTTGCTTTTGTGGAATGAGTGAATAACTTGTATTAGTATATAAGAAGAACAAAACCTTGAAAGTCAAACTGAATATTCAATTGCATTGTAGCATATATTCAACTAATCAACCCTAAGGTTTCTCCCATGCTAAAAACTAGTTTCTTTGTAATGAGAAAGCCCATATTTGCTCCAAAATAGCCGTATCCAAACAAAAAGTGACAAATTGTCATTTGAGCCAAATGCCTAGGGATATTTCAGAGATTTTGCTGACCCATTATGTGGGGTACCATAGATCAGAGCTTGCATGGCACTATCGGGTTGTGACAAGTGGCCGATTGCATCGATTTCAATCTAACCTTCATGTAGAGAATAAATGAGTGGTAAATAGCACGCAAAGTTGGCAATGTCTTAAGGATTCGGTAATTGCTCGTGAATAGAAAATGTCTAACATTAGCTAAAATGCTTAACCTTTAACGTGACCTTAGGAACAAAGGTAAtgaggtattttttttttctttctttctttcttttcttcatttatttgcTTGTTATTTACAAAAGAATTCAAGTCACTCAAAAGTGAAGTAATAAAAGAGTaacactcaaaagaaaaaaagaaaagaaaaacaataattaaaggaTCATGCACCCTAAGATTCCATCATTAACCTTAGAGATCGGAGTTacaaatcctctctctctctctctctctctctctctctctctctctctctctctctctctctctctctctctatatatatataaacttcaacTTTCACAAACTTATACCCACGTAGAGAAATCTCCATCACATCACAAAAAAATCCCTagctatataatatatattaaacctATTACTTACTAACCAAAACCATTGAATATAGCAAAAAATGGGTTATGAACATGGCAAGGGTGCAGAAAAAAGAGTTTCTTTGGTGCAAGGAGATGAGTTTTTTCATAAAGTTATTTCAAGGGACTCCACTGAGGGCTGCTCTTCTCGTATCTATTACTACCGAAACTCTGAAGGGGTTCCATTTGAGTGGGAAATGCAACCTGGGACACCAAAAGAGCCCCCGAAAGATGAAGAAATTCCACCAATTACTCCTCCACCAGCTGTGTTAAGCTTAGGGCTTCCTAAGCCATGCATTAACAACGAACAGCCCAAGGCTAAGACCTGGCTAATAATGCTTAGGCTTTggaacaaaatcaagaaaaacaaagagagtaAGAGTGTTAAGGCAGTTGGGTCTCAGGGGAGTAGTCATGATACTCAGGACTGTGGGActgaaaagtttttattttgtggcTCAGACTCTGAATTTATGGAATCATCATCGTCACCACGAGCTTCAAGCTCTTCATCCTCGTCCTCTTTGTCTTTATCGAACGGTCCGTCAGTGCAGTCAGCAAGATTAGAGAGTCCAGAAGGCAAGGCTAATTCGTTTCATGGGACTTTAAGTTGCACTCCTTGGAGTATAAGCACCATTCTGGTTTCGATTGCAAGGCGAGTTTAATTTGATACTATGTGTAATTATTTGATTATCATGTGTTAACTagactgctttttttttttttttttggtgttgcttTGCAACATATTTTTAAAGCTTATGTATAGTGACTACATGTATAAATATGTAGTCTTGTACTTGCAAGTAATATATTGCTACATACATACAATTGTTGACTTTGATTTTTATCTCCTATTTggaattgtttcttttttttttttggggggggggggggggtgggagtGTGGGTGGGGGGAActgtttcatttttaaaaagataaaataataactttttttttgaagagaaaaataataataattttaattgataagACCTGATGTCTTGattaaccataaaaaaaatcaaagatactattaatttaaaaaattcatttaatttcatgatacatattattttttttcttattatttatttgtaggAATCCACATAAAGTGATGAGTAATAAGCTCGATattgtaattataaaaataaagatattttggaaagaattaataaataattcttatagGATTTTTAAGAATAACTGGATATCAGAATTTCACATAATTACACTCCCCAAAATCCCCAAAATCTTAGTAGATTGCTAATCAACCCAAACGTGTAAACAATTACATTCTAGATCATCTAAATTAAGAGGCATAACATTTTTGAGAATTTAGATGCCTTTTAATTTATACACTATACTTATGGTTACCAATATCCACTTTTGGTGTTTTGAAAAGTTGGTagtgggttttggatttttcaaTAATTGGGAGACCAAAATGGGTTATCAAAAGAAGGGGGTGGAGGGATTATTAGAGACTACTTGAAGCATTGAATAAGGGGCTTCCGAAAGATATTAGTTACAAATGTAGGGTGTTAGCTAGCCAAAGTCTGGGCTCTGTGAGATggtcttaggttttttttttttttttttagaagaaggtGGTCTTAGCTTATGCATTTAGTTACATTTGCAAGTTATGGAAGTTCATGTAATAGTTGTAGTTGAAATGGTTAGAGTTTGGCATCCCGTAgttttcaatagtttttttttttttttttttttgagaatcccgtaattttcaataaaatgtgaaacaaaaaagagttagcttattattattacttgaaaaaaaaaaaaactactttatttattaatttggtAAAACGTGAGACAAAAAGTGGATTATTTAAGTAAAAAGTAGGAAGAAAATAATGCTATCAAATGAGACTTAGCAGTACCAACaatgttcattcttcaaattgtggctgtagggtcacaatttagAGCCCAGGCCCAACAGGTATGGGGTTCTGGTCCAAGGAGCCTcgaaacaataaatttatagagagtgagCTATAGAACTAGGTCTTAACGAAGTGTATTCTAGCTAAAGTTGGGCCATGCAACGATTGAAAGTAAGAAAATCCCCTTCACATCCATAGATtcttagtccgaggagacacAAGGAATATACAAGGGTCCCTGT
This DNA window, taken from Quercus robur chromosome 2, dhQueRobu3.1, whole genome shotgun sequence, encodes the following:
- the LOC126707525 gene encoding uncharacterized protein LOC126707525, with amino-acid sequence MGYEHGKGAEKRVSLVQGDEFFHKVISRDSTEGCSSRIYYYRNSEGVPFEWEMQPGTPKEPPKDEEIPPITPPPAVLSLGLPKPCINNEQPKAKTWLIMLRLWNKIKKNKESKSVKAVGSQGSSHDTQDCGTEKFLFCGSDSEFMESSSSPRASSSSSSSSLSLSNGPSVQSARLESPEGKANSFHGTLSCTPWSISTILVSIARRV